A segment of the Halorussus sp. MSC15.2 genome:
AAACAGCAGTTACGTCGTGTTCGACACCGGACTCGGGTGTCTCGACGCGAGCGAGTAGTTCCGAGAGTCCGAGCGACGGCGGATAGTGCGACGTTCCGCGTTCGAGATGGTGCTTGAGCGCGGTGTGAAACGCCTCGTCCTCAACCGCGATGTAGAGCCGGTACGCCGGGTCCACGATGTACTCGTAGCTGTGAATCTGGCGGTTGTCGGTGGTATCCGGAAACGACACCGAAATCCCTTTTCCTCTGGTCTTGCCGACTGTACCGAAGGTCTCCTTGGGATTCGTTCCGACACCGAGACTCGGTTGCGTCATGGTGCGGAGGTCGCCGACGGCTTCGATGCCGACCGCTGAGACCGCCGGGTCGAACACGTCATAGTACTCGTCACGGCCGACACCGACGATAGCGGCGAGTAGCCCCGCGACGGTCGTTCGCGGTGGAAGGCGATACGTCTGCTTGGTGACCGTCCGGTCGATGCGGCGGAAATGCGCCCAGTCCCCGCGCACCGTGCAGACGAGACACGAGTCTGGGACGCCGTCGGTGAGTTCCGGCGGCGCCTCGCTCCGGTCCGGGGCCGGGTCCATCGCCCCGGCGTTCGCGTTAGTCACGTTCAATCCTCACTCATCCGCAGGGAGCGTCTGCTCGAATTCATTGTACACCTCGATTTCGCGCGTCGGAACGCCGTGGTCTTCGAGAAGCGTGTCGAGGTCGGCCGCCGTGCCGTACTGTTCGCCGTTATAGCTCACGTCGAGGTACTCGTCGCCGACGAAGTGCACCGTCTCGACGTGATCGTTTACGGACGCAAGCCGGTTCACGAACTTCGTCACGTCGAGCGTCGCGTCGGTGACGTTCCGGAGTTCCGGCTCAGGCTTCGACCGTTCGGCATCGAGGTCGAATCCGTTGTGGAGGTCGCCGACGTGGTAGCCGTTGGTTGCGTACTCGACACGGACATAGAGCCGTGGCTCCTGTCCCATCTTGCTTCGGGAGATGGTCTGATTCTTCATCGCTCGCCAACAGAGTGTGTCGAGACGCTCTACGTCAGTTCGGGTGAGCTTCGTGTCGCTCGCACCGTTCTCGTCCACCAGCCCGTGGAACGGGAATATAGCGTACTTCAGTCGGTTGTCATCGAGGTCGAAGCCGCCTGTCTTCTTGTCGTCCTGTGTGGCGATGACGCTGGTGAGCGTGTTCGACTCTTCGTTCTCTTCGACCGCGTTGAGCGACCGCGCGGGCGAGAACTGGACCGGGCCGGTGTAGTTACCGCCGTCGAAGGCCTCGGCCACGGCGTCGAGCAGGTCGTCGTCAGTGTCGGCGTTGAAACTCAGGGTCGCGCCGAAGTACCGCACGTCAGTCGCGGCATCGAGGAAGTCGTCGCGGATATCCTCGATTTCTTCGATGGCATCCGCATCGTCGATGTCGCCGAGTACGTCGAGCGCGAGTCGTGCGCGAACCTCGCTCTCGTCGCCGGTTTTCTTGATGAATACGCCGTGGTCGTCGGCATCGAGTTGGTCGCGAAGGTAGCGTTTCAGTCGTACGTCGGTCACGACTGCTTGGTCCGTGATAGGGTCCTTCCGCGGTCGGTTCTCGCCGAGCGGGTTGCCGTTCGGGTTGCAGTCCTGTGCGTCGGTAATGAAGACGATTTCTGAGCGGTTTTCGACGGTGTTGTCAGTCATGGTTGGAGTTGATGTGTCCGTGTGGGTGGTCGCTTGGTCGTACTTGTCGAACGTCGCGTTCAAGTCAGTCATTCGTCAGTCGAGTCGCCGGATTCATCCTCGTCCTCGTAGACGCCGAGGTCTTTCCGGAGTTGTTTCGCTTGACTTTGCGCGTCGGAACCGTACGCGAGTCCGAGGGCGTAGAAGAACCGCACGTCCTCGACCGGGAGGCTCCAGTCGTCCGGTGGTGCTTCGGCAAATACGTCCTTCAGCAACCGCTCGGTTTCCGGGAACAGTTGGTCGCCGTTCGCGTAGACCCCTGAACGTTGCTGGAGGTCGGGATACACCCGGTGCATCCGCTCTGCGGTTATCCGGTCGGCGGGATGCTGGTCCCTGAGTGTCCGGTTCATATCGCGGTTGTACGACTGATGGTTAGCCAGTTCTCCGAGGAAGACGCCGAAGAGGAATGCACCGCATCGTTCGTCGTTGTCTTGAAATGCATCGCGCTCTTCGAGGAAGCGCTCCAAGCGATACTTTCGCGCATGATACTGTTTCACATTCCCGTCCGGTTCGAGGTCGGTTGGGTCCGGAAGCGAGTCGCCGAAGTCCAACGGGCCGGTTGTCTCGTTCATTGTCGTTCGTGGTGTAGCTTTGAGTTCGGGTCGGTCGTCAGGTGTAGAGAGAAGGTCCGCACGAGCGAGCGCTTCAAGTTGAGCGTACTGCGTGAGGACCAGATACGTCGGAAAGTTCTCGTCTTCAGGGTTCGTGGCGGACGCAATTCGTTCGACGTACTGCGAAAGCAATTTGTCGGCGGGGACCGACTCACCGGTCAACAGCGCAGTTACGAGCCACTCGCGGGGGTCGTTGCTCGTCGGGGCGTCAGCGTCGGAGAACGCCAGCGTATCCCGGGCGTAACGTCCGCTGGTAATCGCTTTGACTACGTCCTCCGTCTGAGTCGCCTCGGCGATGTGCCGCCAACCGTCGGGGTCAGGTCGGTGGAATCCCGCGGCCGAACCGAACAGACTACTTTCCAGTACGTCAAGATGGGCTTTCCCAACCTCGCGCGGCCAGTAGATATCGACATTCGGCACTTCGTGGAGGACGTTGATGTCCCCGCTGTCGTTGCGGACGCCGATGACGTAGAA
Coding sequences within it:
- the cas5b gene encoding type I-B CRISPR-associated protein Cas5b; translation: MTNANAGAMDPAPDRSEAPPELTDGVPDSCLVCTVRGDWAHFRRIDRTVTKQTYRLPPRTTVAGLLAAIVGVGRDEYYDVFDPAVSAVGIEAVGDLRTMTQPSLGVGTNPKETFGTVGKTRGKGISVSFPDTTDNRQIHSYEYIVDPAYRLYIAVEDEAFHTALKHHLERGTSHYPPSLGLSELLARVETPESGVEHDVTAVSTDDETVTVDSAIPEAVETIIPSAGASHHVERLPAAMEADGRNRRTTEFTDYAFTDEDALKASGDGLSLGEVDGRTIAFY
- the cas7b gene encoding type I-B CRISPR-associated protein Cas7/Csh2, whose product is MTDNTVENRSEIVFITDAQDCNPNGNPLGENRPRKDPITDQAVVTDVRLKRYLRDQLDADDHGVFIKKTGDESEVRARLALDVLGDIDDADAIEEIEDIRDDFLDAATDVRYFGATLSFNADTDDDLLDAVAEAFDGGNYTGPVQFSPARSLNAVEENEESNTLTSVIATQDDKKTGGFDLDDNRLKYAIFPFHGLVDENGASDTKLTRTDVERLDTLCWRAMKNQTISRSKMGQEPRLYVRVEYATNGYHVGDLHNGFDLDAERSKPEPELRNVTDATLDVTKFVNRLASVNDHVETVHFVGDEYLDVSYNGEQYGTAADLDTLLEDHGVPTREIEVYNEFEQTLPADE